The following proteins are co-located in the Streptomyces sp. NBC_01198 genome:
- a CDS encoding 3'-5' exonuclease produces the protein MNYSAWPPLFVVDVEGNGASPPDLIEVAALPILDGRPDTSAAGAWLIRPPRPVTPRAAHVHGLTNDRLATAPLWDDVSGAVHDLLGTAWICAHNAHTDYRVLTAHLPDWQPTGVLDTLRLAKTTHPDLPGYSLDALITHLTPDLSAAPAAGRHRATFDAYATAQLLISMAARYPTWDELVTAAVPPSLPGAPQPEEDPTLW, from the coding sequence GTGAACTACAGCGCTTGGCCGCCCCTGTTCGTCGTGGACGTCGAAGGCAACGGCGCCAGCCCGCCGGACCTGATCGAGGTCGCCGCCCTCCCGATCCTCGACGGCCGCCCGGACACGTCCGCCGCCGGGGCATGGCTGATCCGCCCACCCCGGCCGGTCACCCCGCGCGCCGCCCACGTCCACGGCCTGACCAACGACCGCCTCGCCACCGCACCCCTGTGGGACGACGTCTCCGGCGCCGTCCACGACCTGCTCGGCACCGCATGGATCTGCGCCCACAACGCCCACACCGACTACCGCGTCCTGACCGCCCACCTGCCCGACTGGCAGCCCACCGGAGTCCTGGACACCCTCCGCCTGGCCAAGACCACCCACCCCGACCTGCCCGGCTACAGCCTCGACGCCCTCATCACCCACCTCACCCCCGACCTGAGCGCCGCGCCCGCGGCGGGCCGGCACCGCGCCACCTTCGACGCCTACGCCACCGCCCAACTCCTCATCTCCATGGCCGCCCGCTACCCCACCTGGGACGAACTCGTCACCGCAGCCGTCCCGCCCAGCCTGCCCGGCGCCCCACAACCCGAAGAGGACCCGACCCTGTGGTGA
- a CDS encoding thymidylate synthase has protein sequence MLTPPDFPGLQAAYLALLTQVSDDFEFRIAPRGNDAREVIGVGFRLPDPRQRLPYLAARRVNPVFHFAEALWHLAGRRDLEMIGYYAPSMASSSRDGVHINGSSYGHRILTPATGADHSAFDRVLELLRRETDSKRGFLPVFTADELAVDGNPDMACLAALHLLPRDGRLHMVCTMRANDLDRGLLSDVFSFTMFQEYAAVQLGLGLGSYTHHIGSAHICDRDAERVRQVLDEATRRAAPLHFAFPPMPATTTPATIARLLEHEEGLRTNAVSYCVADIEALSLEPYWQQVLLLFEVYRRIVHEDADRVDPQLLGQLWPGLRWLLGHKWPACAGAASIR, from the coding sequence ATGCTGACTCCTCCCGACTTCCCCGGCCTGCAAGCGGCCTACCTGGCCCTGCTGACGCAGGTCAGCGACGATTTCGAGTTCCGCATAGCGCCGCGCGGCAACGACGCCCGCGAAGTGATCGGCGTCGGTTTCCGGCTGCCGGACCCGCGGCAGCGCCTGCCGTATCTGGCAGCCCGCAGGGTCAACCCGGTGTTCCATTTCGCCGAGGCGCTGTGGCACCTGGCCGGACGTCGGGACCTGGAGATGATCGGCTACTACGCGCCGTCGATGGCATCCAGCTCACGCGACGGCGTACACATCAACGGCTCGTCGTACGGGCACCGCATCCTCACCCCGGCCACGGGGGCGGACCATTCCGCGTTCGACCGCGTACTGGAGCTGCTGAGGCGCGAGACCGACAGCAAACGCGGCTTCCTGCCGGTGTTCACCGCCGACGAGCTGGCCGTCGACGGCAACCCGGACATGGCGTGCCTGGCCGCTCTGCACCTGCTCCCGCGCGACGGGCGGCTCCACATGGTCTGCACGATGCGAGCCAACGATCTGGATCGCGGGCTGCTCTCGGACGTCTTCTCGTTCACCATGTTCCAGGAGTACGCCGCCGTCCAGCTCGGCCTGGGACTGGGCTCCTACACGCACCACATCGGCTCGGCGCACATCTGCGACCGCGACGCCGAGCGGGTCCGGCAGGTTCTCGACGAGGCCACTCGGCGAGCGGCGCCCCTGCACTTCGCGTTCCCGCCGATGCCTGCCACGACAACACCAGCGACGATCGCCCGGCTCCTGGAGCACGAGGAGGGTTTGCGTACCAATGCGGTCTCCTACTGTGTCGCCGACATCGAAGCGCTGAGCCTGGAGCCGTATTGGCAGCAGGTTCTGCTGCTGTTCGAGGTGTACCGCCGGATCGTCCACGAGGACGCCGACCGCGTCGATCCCCAACTGCTGGGCCAACTGTGGCCGGGCCTTCGCTGGCTGCTCGGCCACAAGTGGCCGGCCTGCGCCGGCGCGGCGAGCATTCGGTGA
- a CDS encoding radical SAM protein, whose translation MDTTGTNNTRRALPILDSGQIGALKPALADVIEYRKSGLSLNWIVGCPLECGYCVRHLFDNFGMKVPRRLMSDEQAVQALVGHRYFRPHSTPIQLLNRATDPMLPVVKPHLFTVLRALDAQELTNHVLVITRWRVTPEDCAALNSLRHLRLTVLVTHSGIDHQAIEPVDSRIAADSLRTLFEHAERYRTVLYWRPIVPGLNDSEAQLHRARELSAYAHATVFTGLFFRQEIADYYQAHGLPLPYEDTARRKIMPEQAEQRILDYFHTPGASGAPWGALFRKTSCAVAYAHGEADYNGHYGIRELCDICPPQQIARCAGAWVRPDLAQVTADARALGATGPVEIDERAIIVEGLDEPPRYFLQHGYGFQCHDRNKPHHHRLHGRAPIGWPGPAENGTAP comes from the coding sequence ATGGACACCACCGGGACGAACAACACGCGCCGCGCGCTGCCGATCCTCGACTCGGGACAGATCGGCGCCCTCAAGCCCGCCCTGGCCGACGTGATCGAATACCGCAAGTCCGGCCTGTCGCTGAACTGGATCGTGGGCTGCCCCCTGGAGTGCGGGTACTGCGTCCGCCACCTGTTCGACAACTTCGGCATGAAGGTCCCTCGCCGCCTGATGAGTGACGAACAAGCCGTCCAAGCGCTGGTCGGCCATCGCTACTTCCGCCCGCACAGCACGCCCATCCAGCTCCTCAACCGCGCCACCGACCCGATGCTGCCGGTGGTCAAACCACACCTGTTCACCGTCCTGCGCGCGCTGGACGCACAGGAGCTGACCAACCACGTCCTGGTCATCACCCGCTGGCGCGTCACCCCCGAGGACTGCGCCGCCCTCAACTCCTTACGCCACCTTCGGCTGACGGTCCTGGTCACCCACTCCGGCATCGACCACCAGGCCATCGAACCGGTGGACTCGCGTATTGCCGCCGACAGCCTGCGCACCCTGTTCGAGCATGCCGAGCGCTACCGCACGGTGCTGTACTGGCGGCCCATCGTGCCCGGCCTCAACGACTCCGAGGCCCAACTGCACCGCGCCCGCGAACTGTCCGCGTACGCCCACGCGACAGTCTTCACCGGCCTGTTCTTCCGCCAGGAGATCGCCGACTACTACCAGGCCCACGGCCTGCCGTTGCCGTACGAGGACACCGCACGCCGCAAGATCATGCCCGAGCAAGCAGAGCAACGGATCCTGGACTACTTCCACACACCGGGAGCTTCTGGCGCCCCCTGGGGAGCCCTGTTCCGCAAGACCAGCTGCGCGGTGGCGTACGCGCACGGCGAGGCCGACTACAACGGCCACTACGGCATCCGCGAGCTCTGCGACATCTGCCCACCCCAGCAGATCGCCCGCTGCGCCGGCGCCTGGGTACGACCGGACCTCGCCCAGGTGACCGCCGACGCGCGCGCCCTCGGGGCAACCGGCCCCGTTGAGATCGACGAACGCGCCATCATCGTCGAAGGCCTGGACGAACCGCCGCGCTACTTCCTCCAGCACGGCTACGGCTTCCAGTGCCACGACCGCAACAAGCCGCACCACCACCGCCTGCACGGACGCGCCCCCATCGGATGGCCCGGCCCGGCGGAGAACGGAACCGCCCCGTGA
- a CDS encoding helix-turn-helix domain-containing protein, whose translation MTWAREKAGLTKRALASRLGISEQLMGEIESGWRSATPANLMKIADALNCPLVVLERKRSGTTSSPGIPSPLAAEACTNPPLHRPDLETPC comes from the coding sequence GTGACCTGGGCGAGGGAGAAAGCAGGCCTGACCAAACGGGCCTTGGCCAGCCGGCTCGGGATATCCGAGCAGCTCATGGGCGAGATCGAGAGCGGCTGGCGGAGCGCCACCCCCGCAAACCTGATGAAGATCGCCGACGCGCTGAACTGCCCCTTGGTGGTCCTTGAGCGCAAACGCTCCGGAACCACTTCGAGCCCCGGTATCCCGTCCCCGTTGGCGGCCGAGGCCTGTACGAACCCGCCCCTACATCGTCCTGATCTGGAGACGCCATGCTGA
- a CDS encoding aminoglycoside phosphotransferase family protein, with protein sequence MTSTSERGRAALDEACAAVGIDSRGAEPVRVAENQIWRVSGVVVRIAPPDRLATALREIRVARWLADNGVRTVAPLDVEQPLERAGHVITFWEEVPSHTHGTIDDVALALRDLHDLPPPDFAIGRLDPFVRVRERLMAANTLPDNDRRWLLGLHDDLAQRWDAGLPPGLPECAIHGDAWPGNIVRVNGERLLMDLERFSVGPPEWDLTSTAVRTRTTGAVTEHDYARFCALYGRDVTEWQGYDMLARTRELRLVTYAAQHAATRPRWSDQAQHRVDCLRGRCGPRPWKWEGIL encoded by the coding sequence ATGACGAGCACGTCGGAACGCGGCCGCGCGGCCCTCGACGAAGCGTGCGCTGCGGTCGGCATTGATTCGCGGGGCGCCGAGCCCGTACGGGTCGCTGAGAACCAGATATGGCGTGTCTCAGGAGTGGTCGTACGGATCGCACCGCCGGACCGGCTGGCCACGGCCTTGAGAGAAATACGCGTTGCCCGCTGGCTTGCCGACAACGGCGTCCGTACGGTCGCGCCCCTCGATGTCGAGCAGCCCCTTGAGCGAGCCGGACACGTCATCACCTTCTGGGAGGAGGTCCCGTCCCACACCCACGGCACGATCGACGATGTCGCCCTGGCCTTGCGGGACCTCCACGACCTGCCACCGCCCGACTTCGCGATTGGCCGCCTGGACCCTTTCGTGCGCGTACGGGAACGTCTTATGGCCGCCAATACGCTTCCCGACAACGACCGCCGCTGGCTCCTCGGCCTGCACGACGACCTCGCCCAGCGCTGGGACGCCGGCCTTCCGCCAGGACTGCCCGAATGCGCCATCCACGGCGACGCGTGGCCCGGCAATATCGTGCGCGTCAACGGTGAACGCCTCCTGATGGACTTGGAACGGTTCTCCGTCGGACCACCAGAGTGGGACCTCACTTCAACCGCGGTGCGCACCAGGACGACTGGGGCCGTCACCGAACACGACTACGCCCGCTTCTGCGCGCTGTACGGACGCGATGTCACGGAGTGGCAGGGCTACGACATGCTCGCCCGCACCCGCGAACTCCGCCTGGTCACTTACGCTGCCCAGCACGCGGCTACACGTCCCCGATGGAGCGATCAGGCTCAACACCGTGTGGACTGTCTGCGAGGACGTTGCGGTCCTCGGCCCTGGAAGTGGGAGGGGATTCTGTGA
- a CDS encoding helix-turn-helix domain-containing protein, protein MPQPEKVLDPTASPEAWYGHEIRLRRKARGFKTAGALAARVQVSVDVVLKIERGEYRCPEDLAARLDEVLQTGGLFARAWGMAFGDADKCRADADSSGRRRGEGTRTAHRGRMLEGGDPTAPNRSPEPVERRAFLAVGSLATLAPLELSRLLSPVAPPPVPERITRNEIDQLLDIANVLQGWDNSHGSGGLVGGLAGNCMRWAVSLLSADCPPRLRADFLAALARLGLVAGASQFDVCRHEEARVAFKVAVECAEEGKHWHLRAKGYSFLARQAIWIGDGDDGLTNAEKGLVRSDRLTASERAMLHTARARAFAKLRNVQETLAAVGAADDAFAERRPAEEPPWMAYYDEAQHNGDTAHALWDLAVGVDGHDPTPAAERFQSAVRGHAPAFVRSKAISCTKLAALVMLKGDPREAASIGHRALDFSGGLTSRRASEDLRELGRFAARHPKVPEALALRGRIGASLHA, encoded by the coding sequence ATGCCGCAGCCGGAGAAGGTCCTCGACCCGACCGCCTCACCGGAGGCGTGGTACGGCCATGAGATCCGCCTGCGCCGTAAGGCCCGCGGCTTCAAGACCGCCGGCGCGCTCGCGGCTCGGGTGCAGGTCAGCGTGGATGTCGTCCTGAAGATCGAGCGTGGCGAATACCGATGCCCGGAGGACTTAGCTGCACGGCTGGACGAAGTCCTCCAGACCGGCGGTCTGTTCGCCCGAGCATGGGGAATGGCCTTCGGTGATGCGGATAAATGCCGCGCTGATGCGGATTCATCGGGCCGTCGGCGAGGGGAGGGAACCCGGACGGCACATCGGGGGCGCATGCTGGAGGGAGGTGACCCAACTGCGCCGAACAGGAGTCCTGAGCCTGTGGAACGTCGTGCCTTCCTCGCCGTCGGCAGCCTTGCCACCCTCGCTCCGCTGGAGCTGAGCCGCCTCCTCAGCCCTGTGGCCCCGCCGCCCGTCCCCGAACGGATCACCAGGAACGAGATCGACCAACTCCTCGACATCGCCAACGTGCTTCAAGGTTGGGACAACTCGCACGGCAGCGGCGGCCTGGTCGGGGGGTTGGCAGGCAACTGCATGCGCTGGGCAGTCAGCCTGCTGTCCGCTGACTGTCCGCCCCGGCTCAGAGCCGACTTCCTTGCCGCCCTTGCTCGGCTCGGACTCGTCGCCGGGGCCTCGCAGTTTGACGTCTGCCGGCACGAGGAGGCTCGTGTCGCTTTCAAGGTCGCGGTCGAGTGCGCGGAAGAGGGCAAGCACTGGCACCTCCGTGCCAAGGGGTACTCCTTCCTGGCGCGGCAGGCGATCTGGATCGGCGACGGTGACGACGGGTTGACGAACGCGGAGAAGGGGCTGGTCCGATCCGACAGGCTCACCGCGTCGGAGCGGGCGATGCTGCACACCGCCCGCGCACGGGCTTTCGCGAAGCTGCGCAACGTCCAGGAGACGCTGGCCGCAGTGGGCGCTGCCGACGACGCTTTCGCCGAGCGCCGTCCCGCCGAAGAACCACCATGGATGGCCTACTACGACGAGGCCCAGCACAACGGAGATACCGCGCACGCCCTTTGGGACCTCGCGGTGGGAGTGGACGGTCACGATCCGACGCCGGCCGCGGAGCGATTCCAAAGTGCTGTACGGGGGCACGCGCCGGCATTCGTCCGGTCCAAGGCGATCTCGTGCACCAAGCTCGCCGCGCTGGTCATGCTCAAGGGCGACCCGCGCGAGGCCGCGTCGATCGGCCACCGCGCCTTGGACTTCAGCGGCGGGCTGACCTCGCGCCGGGCCTCGGAAGACCTCCGTGAGCTGGGCCGCTTCGCCGCCCGGCATCCGAAGGTGCCGGAGGCGCTTGCCCTGCGCGGGAGGATCGGCGCTAGCTTGCATGCATGA
- a CDS encoding AAA family ATPase: protein MTPARTSPPVRIGITGTHSTGKTLLLKRIEMELRSHGVAVARTGRLAKRAAALGFPKMHHHTAASTEWIICQGVADTLAAEAQGADVVLIDRAPIDALAYYGAALEFRNEAADPLEHERLQLLAATQHPTFALLLATVLDPDIPASATDGHPYDPHYRTLVDTHIRTLLAEDHLDHVRVTSTPSSIDAAIAWAVSLCLEAIAP from the coding sequence GTGACCCCTGCCCGTACCTCCCCGCCCGTCCGTATCGGCATCACCGGAACCCACTCCACGGGCAAGACGCTGTTACTGAAGCGGATCGAGATGGAGCTACGCAGCCACGGCGTGGCCGTAGCCCGCACCGGCCGCTTGGCCAAGCGCGCCGCCGCCCTCGGGTTCCCGAAGATGCACCATCACACCGCTGCGTCGACCGAATGGATCATCTGCCAGGGCGTCGCTGACACCCTCGCCGCCGAAGCCCAGGGCGCGGACGTCGTCCTCATCGACCGCGCGCCTATCGACGCCCTGGCGTACTACGGTGCCGCCCTGGAGTTCCGCAACGAGGCGGCCGACCCGCTGGAGCACGAACGGCTGCAGCTCCTCGCCGCCACCCAACACCCCACCTTTGCCCTGCTCCTGGCAACCGTCCTCGACCCCGACATCCCCGCCTCGGCCACCGACGGCCACCCGTACGACCCCCACTACCGCACGTTGGTCGACACCCACATACGCACGCTGCTCGCAGAAGACCACCTCGACCACGTACGTGTCACCAGCACCCCCTCGAGCATCGACGCCGCCATCGCGTGGGCAGTCAGCCTGTGCCTGGAGGCAATCGCCCCGTGA
- a CDS encoding DEAD/DEAH box helicase family protein: MSSAGGASEAPDPRLVRLAGQSRNFGFLLPHLSLLVAYGTAAESHVFSDPNTSLIKSRQYAEAMVADLVSRARVRVEGSTQYERLQALDREGYLHGDVSTAFHEVRTLGNDANHSGLDNADDAFRALRTCFRLGVWYHRLLTGSREQLPFVPPSPDRTPAAENERLLQDVAQARKELEDARLSYHDQTSHAQAEQAARSAVEHELAQAQAEREELARAVAAMQDQLKEFQATAEATRIGRSRADRAAASAAVAERARLLDNAEQASREPLTEVQVRKQLDAMLRAAGWDVQNGGATLNLHVQGDRRGNGVAVREVTTAKGRADYALYVDRKLVGVIEAKREGADLSAAETQADRYADHLTDAQQRLNAWRTPLPFRYVSDGGETRFRSILDPDSRTRRIFSFHQPRTLARWVRQAEEDEQAPSYRARLRWRMPDLNERPLRPAQIKAVRGVEDSVALGKGQHGMGQSRSLVQMATGAGKTFTAVTFSYRMLKYARAERVLFLVDRNNLGVQAFAEFENFKTPDTDRKFADLYDVQRLGAEGMFASSKVVISTVQRLYMELTGASLPGSDRGDGEIDYDVDVPDGIRVGYNPDIPPEAFDLIVVDECHRSIYGKWRSVLEYFDAPIVGLTATPVAQTFGYFNGNLVSEYSYQEAVADRVNVDFSVYEIETRITAEGGVIAHGTIPVRDRRTRRQRYEDIDEDIEYGANQVGVGVISKDQLRTVLQTFHDRLFTEIFPERAKHDPATGALRWDEMYVPKTLVFAKNDNHAEEIVEVVRDVFGKGNDFCAKITSAARNASERLAAFRNLPELRIAVTVDMIATGTDVKPLECLLFLRDVKSWAYFEQMKGRGARTLSLTDFEKVTPGVGPKTRFVIVDAVGVTKKPKVDAAPLERHTEKQISLEKLLRKTAANTIEEEEVSTLAARLAKLDLQMTAEERAEIQRLSGGLQLKKIVHGMVEAVSADRQLEVREAAERAGRDPERADAGFSPPAPGHRRTGRLRAPADPPVVAATEIPVRESRRTGGAAA, encoded by the coding sequence ATGAGCAGCGCAGGCGGGGCGTCAGAGGCACCAGATCCCCGACTGGTACGCCTGGCTGGGCAGTCCCGCAACTTCGGGTTCCTGCTGCCGCATCTCTCGCTGCTCGTCGCATACGGAACCGCCGCCGAGAGCCATGTTTTCAGCGACCCGAACACGTCGCTCATCAAGTCCCGTCAATACGCCGAGGCCATGGTGGCCGACCTGGTCAGCCGGGCCCGGGTTCGGGTGGAAGGCAGTACCCAGTACGAACGACTGCAGGCACTGGACAGGGAGGGCTACCTCCACGGCGACGTGAGTACGGCCTTCCACGAGGTACGCACCCTCGGGAACGACGCGAACCACTCGGGACTCGACAACGCCGACGACGCCTTCCGGGCCCTGCGTACCTGCTTCCGTCTCGGCGTCTGGTACCACCGGCTGCTCACCGGCTCGCGCGAGCAGCTGCCGTTCGTACCGCCCAGCCCCGACCGAACTCCGGCCGCCGAGAACGAGCGCCTGCTTCAGGACGTCGCCCAGGCCCGCAAGGAACTCGAGGACGCCCGCCTTAGCTACCACGACCAGACATCCCATGCCCAGGCCGAACAGGCCGCCCGGAGCGCCGTCGAGCACGAGCTGGCCCAGGCGCAGGCCGAGCGTGAGGAGCTGGCCCGCGCCGTCGCGGCCATGCAGGACCAACTCAAGGAGTTCCAGGCCACCGCCGAGGCCACGCGGATCGGCCGCAGCCGCGCCGACCGGGCCGCCGCGTCGGCCGCCGTCGCCGAGCGCGCCCGTCTCCTCGACAACGCAGAGCAGGCCTCCCGGGAACCCCTCACCGAGGTGCAGGTCCGCAAGCAGCTCGACGCGATGCTCAGGGCGGCCGGATGGGACGTCCAGAACGGCGGCGCGACTCTCAACCTCCACGTCCAGGGCGACCGGCGCGGCAACGGCGTCGCCGTTCGCGAAGTCACCACTGCCAAGGGCCGCGCCGACTATGCCCTCTACGTCGACCGCAAACTCGTCGGCGTCATCGAGGCCAAGCGCGAGGGCGCCGACCTGTCCGCCGCCGAGACACAGGCCGACCGTTACGCCGACCATCTCACCGACGCCCAGCAGCGCCTCAACGCCTGGCGCACCCCGCTTCCGTTCCGGTACGTGAGCGACGGCGGCGAGACCCGCTTCCGGTCCATCCTCGACCCGGACTCCCGTACCCGCCGCATCTTCTCCTTCCACCAGCCGCGCACCCTCGCCCGCTGGGTCCGCCAGGCCGAGGAGGACGAGCAGGCCCCCAGCTACCGGGCCCGGCTGCGCTGGCGCATGCCCGACCTCAACGAACGCCCGCTGCGCCCGGCGCAGATCAAGGCGGTGCGCGGTGTGGAGGACTCGGTGGCGCTCGGCAAGGGCCAGCACGGGATGGGGCAGTCCCGTTCCCTCGTCCAGATGGCCACCGGCGCCGGCAAGACGTTCACGGCCGTGACGTTCTCGTACCGGATGCTCAAGTACGCGCGCGCCGAGCGCGTCTTGTTCCTCGTCGACCGCAACAACCTCGGTGTGCAGGCCTTCGCCGAGTTCGAGAACTTCAAGACTCCCGACACCGACCGCAAGTTCGCCGACCTCTACGACGTCCAGCGCCTCGGCGCGGAGGGCATGTTCGCCTCCTCCAAGGTCGTCATCTCCACCGTCCAGCGCCTCTACATGGAGCTGACCGGCGCGAGCCTGCCGGGCAGCGACCGCGGCGACGGCGAGATCGACTACGACGTCGACGTGCCGGACGGCATCCGGGTCGGCTACAACCCCGACATCCCTCCGGAAGCTTTCGACCTGATCGTCGTCGACGAGTGCCACCGCTCCATCTACGGCAAGTGGCGCTCTGTCCTCGAATACTTCGACGCCCCCATCGTCGGCCTCACCGCCACGCCCGTGGCCCAGACCTTCGGCTACTTCAACGGCAACCTGGTCAGTGAGTACTCCTACCAGGAGGCGGTGGCCGACCGCGTCAACGTCGATTTCTCCGTCTACGAGATCGAGACTCGTATAACGGCCGAGGGCGGTGTCATCGCACACGGCACCATCCCCGTCCGCGACCGCCGCACCCGCCGCCAGCGCTATGAGGACATCGACGAGGACATCGAGTACGGCGCCAATCAGGTCGGTGTCGGAGTCATCAGCAAGGATCAACTGCGTACGGTCCTCCAAACCTTCCACGACCGGCTGTTCACGGAGATCTTCCCCGAGCGGGCCAAACACGACCCGGCCACGGGCGCGCTGCGGTGGGACGAGATGTACGTGCCCAAGACGCTGGTCTTCGCCAAGAACGACAACCACGCGGAGGAGATCGTCGAGGTCGTCCGTGACGTCTTCGGCAAGGGCAACGACTTCTGCGCGAAGATCACCAGCGCGGCCCGCAACGCCTCCGAGCGCCTCGCGGCCTTCCGTAACCTCCCGGAGCTGCGCATCGCCGTCACCGTCGACATGATCGCCACAGGCACGGACGTCAAGCCGCTGGAATGCCTGCTGTTCCTCAGGGACGTCAAGAGCTGGGCGTACTTCGAGCAAATGAAGGGCCGCGGCGCCCGGACCCTCTCCCTCACCGACTTCGAGAAGGTCACCCCCGGCGTCGGCCCCAAGACCCGCTTCGTGATCGTCGACGCGGTCGGCGTGACGAAGAAGCCGAAGGTCGACGCGGCACCACTGGAACGCCACACCGAGAAGCAGATCAGCCTGGAAAAGCTGCTCCGCAAGACCGCCGCGAACACCATCGAGGAGGAAGAGGTCTCCACCCTCGCCGCCCGCCTCGCCAAGCTCGACCTCCAGATGACGGCCGAGGAACGCGCCGAGATCCAGCGGCTGAGCGGCGGACTGCAGCTGAAGAAGATCGTTCACGGCATGGTCGAAGCCGTCTCGGCGGACCGGCAGCTGGAAGTCCGAGAAGCCGCCGAACGCGCGGGCCGCGATCCCGAGCGCGCGGACGCCGGTTTTTCTCCCCCAGCTCCTGGGCATCGACGAACAGGACGCCTTCGCGCACCGGCTGATCCACCCGTCGTAGCAGCCACAGAGATACCGGTACGGGAGTCGCGGAGAACAGGTGGGGCGGCAGCGTGA
- a CDS encoding nucleoside-diphosphate kinase, with product MTRKLPRSGAVVDGVDWTRWSVILCKPDAGERGLNDTVLSRLALPGVELSGRCEVIVEAWQIHVHYWDLLVDKDWFPDRDIPACLDAEYVGRTVTVALAYGPPGVHTRLRAVLGHFDPTRAAEGTIRGDHGDDSLDKALAEHRLVRNLVHTSDDAEAARRDFGTWYGAARRDLLMPRPRATA from the coding sequence GTGACCAGGAAGCTGCCCCGCAGCGGTGCCGTGGTGGACGGGGTCGACTGGACCCGCTGGTCGGTGATCCTGTGCAAGCCGGACGCCGGCGAGCGCGGGCTGAACGACACCGTCCTGAGCCGACTCGCGCTGCCGGGAGTGGAGTTGTCCGGGCGGTGCGAGGTGATCGTCGAGGCATGGCAGATCCACGTCCACTACTGGGATCTACTGGTGGACAAGGACTGGTTCCCTGACCGCGACATCCCGGCCTGCCTCGACGCGGAGTACGTCGGCCGGACCGTCACCGTCGCCCTCGCCTACGGGCCACCCGGCGTCCACACCCGGCTTCGCGCTGTCCTCGGCCACTTCGACCCGACCCGCGCAGCCGAGGGCACCATCCGCGGCGACCACGGCGACGACTCACTCGACAAAGCGCTCGCCGAACACCGGCTCGTCCGCAACCTCGTCCACACCTCCGACGACGCCGAAGCCGCCCGCCGCGACTTCGGCACCTGGTACGGCGCCGCGCGCCGCGACCTGCTCATGCCACGTCCGCGTGCCACGGCGTGA
- a CDS encoding ATP-binding protein, producing the protein MTNLLEAAPPGARSTAQSGPGQLLIELELSAKSIHHAKTIARENVCLWGLDELATDIGLTLAELLTNVMRHAAPPTSHGHPKVSRCLVQRVPGGIVVIVHDDDPTLPQEREVDVDSLDGRGLMLVRALAADVTVVPSPTGKDIVAVFTSSAVSVRAEQGLLT; encoded by the coding sequence ATGACGAACCTTCTTGAAGCCGCGCCGCCGGGAGCCCGCAGCACTGCTCAGAGCGGCCCCGGGCAATTGCTGATCGAGCTGGAGCTGTCGGCGAAGTCCATCCACCACGCCAAGACGATCGCGCGGGAAAACGTCTGCCTATGGGGCCTGGACGAGCTGGCGACGGACATCGGGCTCACCCTCGCAGAGCTGCTGACCAACGTCATGCGTCATGCGGCGCCGCCGACCAGTCACGGGCATCCCAAGGTCAGCCGCTGCCTCGTCCAGCGCGTCCCCGGAGGGATCGTGGTGATCGTCCACGACGACGATCCCACGCTGCCGCAGGAGCGGGAGGTCGACGTGGACAGCCTCGACGGCCGCGGCCTCATGCTCGTGCGCGCACTCGCCGCGGACGTGACCGTGGTGCCGAGCCCGACGGGGAAGGACATCGTCGCCGTCTTCACGTCCTCAGCCGTTTCGGTGCGCGCCGAACAGGGCTTGCTGACGTGA